GCATCGCGCCAAAGCCGCAGGGGTGGTGGCGCTGTATCCCCAACCCTGAGCCAGAAGGCCATCGCGAACACAAGCAAGCATGAATGCATTTGTTCTTCGCACGTAATTTCTGCTTTATTGCCCCAATGCCCTGAAGCTGGGTCCAGCCAATCGATCGCAGAGATGTCTAATCCCAAACCCTCCAGCTCAGGCCTGGATTCGCAGCCACCTTCAGGTCGCTACCGCTTCTCTGGCCAAACACCCTTGGATGTTCAGGAGGGTGTTCATCCTGAGATGCAGAACCCCGGCAGCGGGGGTGGCGCAGCACCGAACACTCCTGAGGAGTTGCTCAAGATGCAGGCAACACCGCCAACGCCCAACCGCCCGGACAAGCCCGTGAATGGCGACAAACTCACGGCCAAGGTGAAGGATGTGCTCGCCTTGCTTGAAAAGCTCAACACGTCTGCAGCGGAAGACCAAGAAGTGGCTCTCACAATCCTGCGGCATCTCGAGACTTTTCATGATGATGCCGTTGATGACATGGTGAAAAGTACGGAGAGCGAACGCAGCCAAGTTGGGGCATGGGCTGTGGATGCCGATCGCTTGATGTTTTGCCGCCGACTCCTGGAGAGCATCGACCTATGAATTCCATCTCGATCGATCTACGGCTTTCTGAACGCGCCGACGTTGTGGCACGCACCGTACTGAGCCAGCAGGCTTTCTATCAATCGGAGCAATGCAGCCCGAACCAGCGCCAACTACTGGAAACGATGGTGGGTGCTGCCATTTGGTATTTCCCTCAATCAGAAGAGCTTTGGACCGGATCCATATCAGTGGAAGCGCTTAAGGCCATGGCGACCAGTCAAAAGCCCAAAGCCGTCAAACTCACCAAGGATCACCACTACCCGCGCAAAGTGGCAGCGGCTGAACTCTTTGCCCTGAATTGGACTGAAGTGGATGATCCCGCTGCTGAAATGCTTCAGCGTTATTTGAATTGCTATGGACAATTCAATTATGTGTTGCCCGAAGAAAACAAGCGCTTGGTCAAGTACCAAAAGACCCATACGTTCATCTCCCCTGAAGATGCATATGAACAAGCAGGGATTTGCTTGAAGCAGCTCTCTCGGCCCTTGCTTAATGCAATTCGAGCTGGTGAGCATCAGCTGGCTTCTTTAGTACTAACAGGCGATATCGATTAAAAATTATCTTTAACCATTTCTTGTTTTTTAAATCACTATGGCAATTAAAGTCACCTTGTATGTAGCGGGCAAAATCTTTGATGAGATTGTCCAGGCTCGCGATTATGCCGATGCGCGCCAAACAGCCCAAGCGCGCAATCCCACCGCGCAGGTTGTCAGTGTTACCGCTGTCTTCTAAACGCAGTACTGAAAAAACTATTGAGTGATCAACATGAACATCAGCGAGTTTCGTACATCCCTGCTGCAAGGGGATTATTCATTTGTGGAGGCTATCGAGACGAAAGATTTTCAGGAGCTGGTTCGATGTGATCCCGATTTTTATAGTGAGCTCGATCAGACGTTGCGCTGGCGTTTGCTTTACGGTCTTTGGGTTGTTTTGCTTGACTTTCAAGACGCAGAGCAAAGCCCTTGGCAGCCTGAAAACCTCGAAATTCCAGAAACGCCAGGTAACCAAACTCTCAATCTGGCCCATGTGCTTCAAGCCCTGGGTGCAGCTGAGCTTGATCTTGAGATGATCGATTGGACCGAGGAGGTCAGTGATCTGTTGAGTTCTCGCCAGCAAGAGGAGTTCGATGCAGCGCTGCACTCCAAAGCTTGCACTGAACTTGTGGAGCAGCAGATCAAAGCTGGCTTAGATCGCATTCTTGCCTGTGACTTCTCTTTTGAGATTCCTTCAGCTTCTGCTAAACAGCTACGTCTGCTGATGCGAGGGGTCATGGGCCTGTTGTCGTGGCTTGAGGATCACCCTCCTTATCGAGTGCGACCAAACCAATCAAAGCGCTAACCACTTAGTGCAGGAAAGGAGCCTGATTGCCGGCAAATTCATTTCCTTCATTTCCTTCACCCATTTGCCCATTTGCCCCATTCAGGGCAGCTCGGAAAGGTCTTTGGGAAGTTGTGGCAAGGCATTAAATGTTGAATTCTTCCCACTTTGCGTTGCAGCATGTTGTCGGATCGCCTCCTGCAGGAATGGATTCAATACGCCGGAAAAGTCATTCCAGCCTCTGCAGTCGACGGGTTTGAATCCATGAGCAAACAAGCTGTTGTTCCGTGTGCTGAGCGCATTGATCAACCTCTCACGTTGTTGCTTCCAAGCCAATCCCGTGGGATGACCTAAATCACCCAGGAGCTCGAAGCCATCCGTAAGACCGATCTTGAAGATCGACTGAGAATCACTTATTTTGGTAGCAGCTTTAATTCTCCATTTTTTTTGAATAGGAGCAGGAAGGCAATCAATTTTGACGCTTCCCGTTTCAATACCTTGCTTACCAACCTGCTTACAGACTCCCTGCTTGAGCAGGAGCTGCTCGGTGAGTTCCATGGCCCGGTAAAAACGGCCCACTGCATCGTCGTAGCGCTGTTGAGAGGCTCGCCTTTCGGCGTTGCGTAGTAGATCTTCCACAGCTTCCAAACCATGGCCTGGCATCCAGGGCCATTCCTGGGCCTCCTTGTCGAGAAGTCGTCGCGAAGCAATGATCCGCTTTAAAGGAAACACAAACGCATCACGGAGATCGGGATCATCAAGATTCTGAAAAATCTCCAAGGCTTCCCGATGATCGAATCGATCCCATGCATCCAGACCAAACAGCCTGTCTTCTATTCGTTTTAATTCCTGCTTGTCTTGAGAGTCAGAGAAGGGAAGCGCATACACACGCCGAACGGCCTGGCGGGCAGCTTCATAGTCATAGCTTTTAAGAAGAAGAGGAAGCTCGTGGTTATGCAAGCGTCTGGCATGGATCGCTGCGGTGTTGACCTCTGATGGAGTGCTGTGGCCTGACGGTGTTTTTGCGGCCTCGCGCTTGCCGGTGGTGACGTTCAGCCTTACCTCACCATCGTCGATTGCGGCCATCGCAAGTCCGGCCGTCATCGTTTTGGTGCCACCGGTGTAGTCGGCAATGATTTGACAATGCCGGCTTTCATCCCTTATGCGCTTGAATATTTTCAGAACACGTAGATAAACCCGATCTAACTGATCAAGTTCATTTTCAATGCTCTGGGTGGATTTAGCTGTTGGGCTTTGCTGCAGCACCTCAAGGTCACGATCTGCACTGAAATCCGGCAAAGCAACCTCGCTGATCACCTCATCCACCATTTTTTGACTTTCGCTGCTGCATAGAAAAACAACGCGATCAGGCCGAAGACTCTTGATGCAGTTGATGATTGGCTTAGGAGTCGTTCCTAAACTGATGATCAGAACAGTGGTCATGGTTTTGATATGGGCCGGATTCCGAGAAGTTCTGCAACTTCAGGTTGCTGCAGAAATAGATGACGTGGCATCTGGCAAGGTGGAGGCCCCTGATCAATCTTGAGCTCTCGTAGCAATGCTTCCAAAATGTTGGAGGTGCGTTCCTGAAGGGATTGCCATTCGGCCTGATTGATTGGCCTGAGGCCATGCCCTAAGAGTGAATGATTGCGTGCTCTGAAGAGCTGCTTCATCTCACGCCATTGGTGGGAATAAATGCTGCCGAGGCCCTGATCGGCATTTCCTTTGCGTCGATGAGCTTCATGGCTTTGCAGCCAGCGGTACAGACCGCTGACGCCAGTATTCGGAAACACGTCACCCGAGCTGAGCATCAGATCCCGTTGACTCCAGTCGGGCTGCGATTCAGCCAGGCCAAGTTCCAGGCGGATGTAGGTCTGAGCGAGGAGCTCGACAGCTCGGTACAGCCGAGCAACAGCATCGTCGTACCAGCCCCGGCGGCCACGGCGTTCGGCGTTGAGCAGCAAGTCTTGAACGATCTCGTAGCCGGTGATCGCCACCCCTGGATTAACCCTAGGATTCCACTTCAGGGAGGCCTCCACCCGCAGCCACCAGTTCCAGAGTTCGGGCCAGGTATTGGATAGCTGAACGTGTTCGGCGAGATCAAGGGCCTCACGCCAGCGAAATCGATCCCATAGAACAAGTATCTGTAGCCGGTTGATCAGGGTTTTCAGGCACCGCTCCTGCACCTCGCTTAGGAGATCGGCCTGATCTCGCTGGAAGTCGATCAGCAGACTTCGGGCACGGCCATAAAGATGGGCATCTAACAGCGACGGCAAGCGATCTTTGAGGAGGCGGTGGGCCAAAAAAGGAATGGGATCGATGACATGCAGGCCTTCGCTGCGATCAATGCGGACAAGATTCTCCCGGGGCCCGCTGACGACACTGAGCGTGACCCGTTGGTCGAGCAGTGCGAAAGCCAACGCCGTACTCATCGATTTGGTGCCACCGGTGAAATCACCACAGAGTTCCAGCTGGCTGAAGCGTTCGGGCAGCGTCTGCAGGAAAGAGCGCAGACGGCTGAGGCAGTCGTGAAGATCATCTGGATCCGGCAGCTCGATTAGCTGCAGGTCAGGCCGGAAGCCTCGTAGAGCCAGCTGCGTGACCAGGTTGGGCCGCATTTCTTCTTCGCCATCCACGATGTGACGGCAGGGCGTGCCTGCGCCATGCACCTGCTCCAGACTCGGACTGGGGCAAGGCGGGGCACTGCAGGCGAAGATCACTTCATCAGGCTGATGCAGATCCACCGCTTTCAGGATCGGGTCAGGGCTACCGCCAACAGTGAGGATCAGAACACGGGTCATGGAGTCAGGAGTGCCAGGTCACCAGCTGAGACGCTTGAACTGTGCCCCAGCTCCTTGATCGAGAGTTTTGACGAAACCCTTGTAGTGCTGCTGCGCCTCAGGTGATGCGTTGCGGGAAGGTTGATGGAGTACCAATATTTCGAGATAGGCACCGGAATGGACTGAGATTGAGACTTCACCTTTTGGCGCGCGGGAAGCCTGCCGAGACATTGAGGGCCTTGCCATAGCACTGCCTCTGGGGCGTGCGGTCGGGTTCATGGGTCTGGCCGTAGCTCCCCCACCACTGGTAACCGGTGAGGCGGAGCGAGAGGCAGCAGAAGAAGGCGCTGAGCTGCTGCTGCCAAGGATCGGCAGCATGCGGTTCCAGATCAAGCCCACCTGACTCATCCGGCCTGCAAGATCGCTTCGCTTCAGATCACGTGGATCCCTTGGTTGATCACCATGGCTCGGCTCATGAAACCAGTGAATGACTTCGGCATCGCTTGCATCTTCTGCTTGACGGGTCCAGATGAACATCTGTCGCGAATCGATGACCTCTCTCCAAGGAGCCGAATCAGCGGCTTGCTGCCCTGTTGCTTCCAGCCAGTGCTCTGCAATTTGGCGTGATTGCTGCAGCAACAGGCCAAGCTCCTCGGTTGACTGAACCTGGATCCAGGTCGGCAGTTTCGCCACTTCTAGCCATTGCCAATGGCAGCCAATCGGTGTTTTGCCATATTCAGTTTTGAAAATTCTGTGGTCTGGGCGCCGCCAGCCTTTACCAAAGCCGCCCAGGCTCATTGTGAGACCATGCAACGCGGCCACCAATTCAGCGAGGAGTTCCCTGCTTGCGATTGAGCCTGGTGATCGAGTCAGCCGCCATTGCAGCTGGCCGGATGTCGTGTAGATCGGCTGATTCCAGCTGCCTCGACCAAAGGAGCCCAAATCCACCACTGCATCGGTGTAAGCCATGGCGAGGAGCCCAACATGCTGCCCTTCCTCTGAGCCGAGCGAACCAAACAACTGGCCGACAACCTGTTGAGCTGTTCGCGCATCAGTCACTCCACCGAACAATCGCAGGGCCATGCCCCTTATCGCTGCACGAAACATGGTGGGGCGAAACTCAGCTTTGTCGTCGAGCAGTTTTGCTGCAGGGCCCTGCCCTTCCAGTCCACACTCAAACAGCAGATCACCACTGAGCCTGCTGCTGCTGCCGTAGCCCACACAGGTGCGTCCACCGATCCCAGCCTTCAGCGCACGCTTAAGGGTGTCTTCAATCTCTTCCCATTCACCTGGGGGGATGGTGGATTCAGTGCAGCTCAGACCGATCTGAAGGAGAGGGCGATACAGGCTGACTAAACCGAAGGCGGAGTGGCGTTCGCCTCCATGGC
The window above is part of the Synechococcus sp. WH 8020 genome. Proteins encoded here:
- a CDS encoding TIGR02710 family CRISPR-associated CARF protein, which encodes MTTVLIISLGTTPKPIINCIKSLRPDRVVFLCSSESQKMVDEVISEVALPDFSADRDLEVLQQSPTAKSTQSIENELDQLDRVYLRVLKIFKRIRDESRHCQIIADYTGGTKTMTAGLAMAAIDDGEVRLNVTTGKREAAKTPSGHSTPSEVNTAAIHARRLHNHELPLLLKSYDYEAARQAVRRVYALPFSDSQDKQELKRIEDRLFGLDAWDRFDHREALEIFQNLDDPDLRDAFVFPLKRIIASRRLLDKEAQEWPWMPGHGLEAVEDLLRNAERRASQQRYDDAVGRFYRAMELTEQLLLKQGVCKQVGKQGIETGSVKIDCLPAPIQKKWRIKAATKISDSQSIFKIGLTDGFELLGDLGHPTGLAWKQQRERLINALSTRNNSLFAHGFKPVDCRGWNDFSGVLNPFLQEAIRQHAATQSGKNSTFNALPQLPKDLSELP
- a CDS encoding TIGR02710 family CRISPR-associated CARF protein, giving the protein MTRVLILTVGGSPDPILKAVDLHQPDEVIFACSAPPCPSPSLEQVHGAGTPCRHIVDGEEEMRPNLVTQLALRGFRPDLQLIELPDPDDLHDCLSRLRSFLQTLPERFSQLELCGDFTGGTKSMSTALAFALLDQRVTLSVVSGPRENLVRIDRSEGLHVIDPIPFLAHRLLKDRLPSLLDAHLYGRARSLLIDFQRDQADLLSEVQERCLKTLINRLQILVLWDRFRWREALDLAEHVQLSNTWPELWNWWLRVEASLKWNPRVNPGVAITGYEIVQDLLLNAERRGRRGWYDDAVARLYRAVELLAQTYIRLELGLAESQPDWSQRDLMLSSGDVFPNTGVSGLYRWLQSHEAHRRKGNADQGLGSIYSHQWREMKQLFRARNHSLLGHGLRPINQAEWQSLQERTSNILEALLRELKIDQGPPPCQMPRHLFLQQPEVAELLGIRPISKP